Proteins from one Setaria italica strain Yugu1 chromosome V, Setaria_italica_v2.0, whole genome shotgun sequence genomic window:
- the LOC105914457 gene encoding uncharacterized protein LOC105914457, with amino-acid sequence MYDRDLVSKPECEVASVRTEIGSMNAAINNLQTQILTNKGRFDASSSDHNFAPPPHAVHKLRFPKYDGFGNPMRTDVEMMKPETFEDAMSLTRAYEHRAQVEDYSCALARPFPRSLAHPAPFPITPKTSSANATSSRPTTLGAPIKASSHQPRFTRLKPEEMAQHHLEGGCFNCPEKLTPDHTKTCSMHGGIYLLELVDDEDGDEFDLDNLRVSLHAIASIRTGGTIQLETKITTGSVRALVDSRSTHCFVATVTAAHLGLTPTSRPGLTVGMANSECVPSFGVCSVVPSSSGKSISTSASSSPPQRL; translated from the exons atgtacgacagggACCTCGTCTCCAAGCCTGAGTGCGAGGTCGCGTCAGTCCGGACGGAGATTGGCTCCATGAACGCCGCCATCAACAATCTTCAGACGCAAATTCTCACGAACAAGGGCCGCTTTGACGCATCTTCCTCTGACCACAacttcgcgccgccgccgcatgctGTGCACAAGCTTCGCTTTCCCAAGTATGACG GCTTCGGCAATCCCATGCGCACGGATGTCGAGATGATGAAGCCTGAGACCTTCGAGGATGCCATGTCCCTCACCCGAGCTTATGAGCATCGTGCTCAGGTCGAGGACTACTCATGTGCCTTGGCCCGGCCATTTCCCCGCTCCTTGGCCCACCCAGCGCCGTTCCCAATTACCCCCAAGACGTCATCCGCGAATGCCACCAGCTCTAGACCAACAACGCTAGGGGCGCCAATTAAGGCCAGCTCGCATCAGCCGCGATTCACACGCTTAAAACCGGAAGAGATGGCCCAGCACCACCTCGAGGGAGGGTGCTTCAACTGTCCAGAGAAATTAACCCCTGACCACACCAAGACGTGCTCGATGCATGGTGGCATCTACTTGCTGGAGCTTGTGGATGACGAGGATGGTGATGAATTTGACCTCGATAATTTACGCGTCTCCCTCCATGCCATCGCTAGCATCCGGACGGGGGGCACGATCCAGCTAGAAACCAAGATCACGACCGGCTCTGTGCGAGCGCTGGTGGATTCTAGGTCCACACATTGCTTCGTGGCCACCGTGACGGCGGCCCACTTAGGCTTGACACCAACATCGCGCCCCGGGCTGACTGTGGGCATGGCCAACAGCGAATGCGTGCCTTCGTTTGGCGTGTGCTCGGTCGTCCCATCATCATCGGGCAAGAGCATTTCTACATCGGCATCTTCGTCACCCCCTCAACGGCTATGA